The sequence AACCCTGGATCGAAATTGACAGGTAAACATCAAGATTtacgaaatttttattgaattactTGTAtttttagataatattttttcCTATAACGTTCATTGCTGTTTATTACATCTACATTTCACTATTGCATTATCAGTAAGTACTAATACTCTATTAAGTACTATGAATTACTTACATAGTTCCAGAGAAGTTGAATACAtcctatatttttctttataaatactGCTTAGTATTCTACACATAATGTTAAAGGTTTGTATTGTAAAAGAACagataaaaatatacttttttaatattGCAGGTAATCAATAACGAATGGTGCAGGTTGAACAACGTAGTGTTTGGAGGGTTCGATACCATGTCAGATGGGGTTGATGCTGGCGGCGGGGAAAACGAGGTAGATTCCCATTCCTGTTCTCAAACTGATGTTGGAGAGTCATCGAATcaaagagaagaggaaaatttaGACCCAGATAATGAAGCAGCCCTAAACACCAATTACGATAGCAGTGATGGTGCTGTGCCTGCTTTTAGGTCTGTCATCTTCATGTAATTGATTTTTGGTATTTCAAATGTTTCGATAAACATTTAGATAATCAAGATTTTAAATAGCATATCAAAGGATCCATAACATGTGGACAGGTGTGAAAGGTGTGAAAACTATGAGACTATAAATAAAACAGCATTTTGTGCTCATCAAGATCAATGTTTGGCTAGTGCCGAGCCAGGGGAAAGTGCGGAAAATATTGAGGCTGCTGAAAATGATGGAGATGGAGAAGAAAGTCATCCTGGTATTCGTTCTCATAGAAAAATGTTTGAATGTGATGTTTGCAATATGCAATTTTCAAATGGAGCTAACATGAGGCGGCACaaagtattaattttcacaattaagTTACTGTTGGAGTAAAGGTATGGTATtgtaaaaaagtaaataaatttatttatagatgagACATACTGGTGTAAAGCCATATGAATGTCGTGTGTGCCAAAAAAGATTTTTTCGAAAGGATCACCTGGCAGAACATTTTACAACTCACTCTAAAACTCTGCCATATCATTGTCCAATTTGTAACCGAGGTTTCCAAAGACAAATTGCAATGAGAGCCCATTTTCAGAATGAACATGTTGGCCAACATGACATGGTTAAATCTTGCCCTTTGTGCAATTATCGTGCAGCAACTATGAAGTGCCTCAGGTTACACTTTTTTAATAGGTTAATATCTAATTACTCTAATAATATCGTATCGTTTTAATAAATTACATgtttaattaagtaattatcaTTCTAGACATGGAATAGATTTAGATAATCCAGGACCAAACAGTTCAAGTTCATTAATGAACAGTTGTACTCCGGGAGAAGCTATGCCTTCTGCTCCTCTTTCAGATAGTGGAGATAGTACTGGAAATCGTTCGGCAGATAATGCAACTCCGCCAATGCATTTCCTGACACCTCACATAGAGATATCAATTCCTTATCCAGAACAAACTCCGAACCAACGAAATCCAAGTCCTGCTCCCCTGAACGGAGATAGCCCAAATAGCCCTCAAAGTGCAGATAGTAACAGTAATGCACCAAGTAGTAGTCATCATCAGTTACCTATTAACAGTAGTGGCATCCACAGgtataaaagatatttaaaatattaatattaatctatTATCCAGACTCatttagttttttaattaaagaagtcTTGGTGGAAATGAAGACACAATTACACCTTCTATCTCACTAATTCCTATTAAGCAAGAACCAAACAGCAATGGAACTGAAGAAAATGGAGCAACATCTAGTAACCTTCCACTACCGTCTTTGATCAAAGTTTCTCCATTAAAGTCCCTTCTCCGAGATGATTTACGACGCAAACTTTCATCTGGTTCTggaaataataacaacaacaataataatggtAATTCTACTGTTTTATTATACAAATCATTGTTGTTATTAATAAgttcatataatttaatatttgccaATATtagttatatttatttatgatattttgGCTTTAGATGGATCTATTTAGAATGTTAATCaatcaaatattaatttgaaaggTTTAAATGTTTGCTCACTAATACACCTATAGCTTtactttaattgaataattcataCAAGTGTAGATTCAATTCATTTTGTAATAGGTAATAACACTTCAAATTCAAATTCCCATTCAAGAGGAGAACCTCCTAGTTCAACAAGGCCCGATCAACGAAGCAATGGGCTTCAGTGTGCTCATTGTAAAATCACTTTCCCCGATCAAACATTGTATTTTCTGCATAAAGGGTGTCATAGTGAGAGTAATCCTTGGAAATGCAACATTTGTGGCGAACAATGTTGCAATTTGTACCAATTCAATTCACACCTATTAAGCAAAAGTCATcagtagtaaaaaaaaaagcaaaaagaaaaaataacgtTGTTTGTAGAGTCATAGAATCtcgattatttaaatatttattaaataatataatcaattttaatatgatttataCAAAGAATACTAAAAGCTTGAACCAAAAAGAAACACATTttacagaaaaatatttttacttgatttaatatttacatCTCGATTtacattaacaaaaaaaaaaaaaaatcaaataatcgAGATTCGAGGACTGATTTTGAGATCTGGAAGAAGTTGTGCCTTCACCAAAATACCTTTGCCAACATTCACATTCGTCCAAATCGTGCTAATTTATGATGGTATGAACAATCCGTCCATGGGGCTTTATTAAAACGTATTCCAGAAGCTCTATCTATAATTTTAAACCTAGTTGTGTATACTTAGatttaaagaaagaaataaacatTGAATACCAATTCTTTTTGCACACCGTTTTTTGTTTGgcacttttataaaatttgatataacttatttttattgcattaaaaTAGAGtagttattaatttaaaaaaaaaagaataattaagatTACActatatacaaattaaattttggtccttaatttattattatggtGCAAAAAAAGAATCGGGTTACATGTAtcgttatatataaatattaatatatataaatagaaGGTGATAGCTGAATATTGTATCAgcttaagaaatattttatatagaaatatttgtacaaaGAAGTATTAAACctgaaaaaaatacataaagaAAGTTATGTTATATTTCAGAGGTATATACTAATACCAGAACGAATTGTTACACAgctattcaaattaaattttataaaagtatttaTGAATCAGAATTTAAAAACAGAATTCTATGGAAAGCTAAAAATGAGGAGAATGCAAAAGTAAAATGGAATTAGAacttcattaaaattaaatagaagTCAAATCAATATTAGCTTTAATACAAATTAGTACAAGAAATTCATTTTGttatgaaataacaaaatatgattTTCCACTCTAGTGTttctataaaaatgatatgTATATACGTTTATACAAAGTACCCAATTTGTTTGCAATCTAACGTGTATATTGCCTttgaaaatgatacaaaaaGTACATTTAAATAGAGTTATATATGCAAcacaaattatatatttaatattatgtcaaaataaaaataataagatgCGGCAGATTATGCAGTTAAATTGGGTATtctgtatatattttattttaaacaaatatacCGAGAGATGTACGCACGAAAACTGTTGTCAATggttgtaattatttaaaaatcgttCCATAAATTGTGTAGTATTTAAAACaatctattatattattataactaTTGTATTAATTATCAACACATAagttatttattgtttctttgcATTCCAATGTGCTAAGTTTTAAATACGACCGGGTCTTGATGatgttcttttatttaaaaatttatttcttgtttctaatttttctattttatctttCATCTACAGTATTTCACAGTTTGGAAtactaaaatttttcaaactaatTATTTTTGCTATTAAATAAAACTctaatgaattaaaattgtctaaaattaaaggaaaaaacatttatttcaataatatatgtaattaaggcatcttgttttaattaaaatgaaactatTTTTAACGCTTTAAGGTAAACACAGaccaattaagaaattaataattaatagtagttaattgttaattataaagtaAGTTGTATGaaacaaagaaatttaaattaacattgtcaAAGCACAAATTTCTTTAACACCTTTATATAAATACACCCCATACAAAAAaagttaaagaaaatttttgttctaaattttcatattttatagaaaaattgtacTAGGTCATGAAAGATAATGTTTTTAGTAATATAACAAAAATCATGTAATATTCGGTATAAACTGTAtgtataaaaagagaaattatttcaGAGTTaacttaataaattttaatattaattttttttatataagaattgaaaattgtttatgTTGTAACTTTGATTTAAtgaatataattgaaatatatatggaacttatacaatttttctatatataccgcagttcaccagagtccataactgcgacgcgcaggttggaagatggtgggggaacgcagcgagctctctgctaatcgctttccacttccggttgggagtatcgccaatcagggcgaagatgcgcactagagaagcgcaaagaacgaaaacttgtcttttcgcagttatggactctggtgaactgcggtatacatatatgtatatatatcagGTATAGTATTTGTGCTTGTAGCCGCAGATTATATGACAAAAGCCTGCGCAATATTGTAGTGAAAAATTATTGACTGTTATTTATGACACCTGTTGCTCTTTATGGACTTTTCGATTGAACCActatttttgaatttaaatacaTTCTGAAAGATTTgtgtataaattcaaattttaatcatGGTACCCAGAGGTAAAATACTAAGCATTTTTCGTAGAACTATACTTTCTTTCctatttattacttttttaaaatgtcaaaacaaatgtttattaatttctaggatagaaaatacaaaaactaaaggaaaaaaattaatattcattttcttgtcaaatatataaatacttaaaCAAATACGCCATTTTGAAATGTGACTTTGACATTTTGTTTTGTGTTTCTTGCTTTCTTTTTCTCCATTTTCTAACATTGTTGATCTAAATACAAGGTTATGATTTAAATCACTTTTTAAACTCATTTTTATTGTAAAGATAGGTCTAATTTTAAGTAATAACGAATTTGTAAGTTGTAGATAATTGAATTTTGTACATTTTCCTTTAGGTTTACTTTTTGAAGTTTTACAGAAATTTTGGAACTTGTATTATCTTTTATGTAATGTTTAGAAAATAATACTTTCTATGTATAACAAGTACATCTTTTTATACATGTACTTTTAATATATAGAAATCAACAATGGGTAAaagtgaagaaaaaaatgaaagtacAATATGTCCAGGTGAATCAACTTTTCTTACAAAGCCATCAAGTAAGGCTAGTAAGATGCTAGAAGCTGCATTATTACAGATGGATGACATAATTTCGGGTAAACCTTTATTGTTTTTATAgttgtatttcaaattaattttatttcaaatatacaTAAATGAATAGttccttgaatttaaaaatatttaaaacttacattaattatttaataaacatttgaatttttaacaattttattattttaataggtGCCTGTGCAGAAAGTAATAATGATGGAAATATGGAATGGAAGGACCCAGTTAAAGAGGCTACAAAAAATCTGGTCACAGCAATTAAAAGTTCTCCTAGGCCTCCATCTCCACCAGATATAACTaccattgaaattttattgcaatGGATGCAACCAGTATGTGAATTCaaatgtttatatttttaattatttcaattgtaCTATATTATTTGATAGTATTGTGTTATATGATTAGTAAATTATTGTATTGTTTATACAAAAGTATGATGTTGCAGGAACGCTTaagaaaattggaaaacgaTCGTGAAGCATTACACATGGAAGTATCAGTTTTATCAGAACAGGTGGATGCACAGTGTAATAAAATCCAAGAACTGGAGAGTATGTTAAGGGAGAAGAAGGATTCACTCAGAAGGATGGAGGAGGCATTacaaaaagtaattttatttgtttattcctGTAATCATAatgctattattatttgatGATATGGTCTAtactttcatttaaattttactgcattttaatttaatttgtattcaTATTTCCactcttattttcattttatttaacaattctgCTTTTTAAAGGAAATACTTGCAAGAAGCGCTTTAGAAACACAAAAATTAGAGCTTTTGAGCTCGTTGTCAGAAATGAAACTCAGACAAGCAAGTTTAGAGCACGAAACTCTTCGAAGTACAAATACTGTGTCAAATGTAAgttaattgaaatattcaaaattaaattaaaatttttaatttttataaaaagttacATGTACgccttttttaaaatatatcgaaatagaGGAAAACATTAGTGTTAGTGGTTTATTATAGGGAGAAAGATTTGGAAGGCATACGAGTCAGTATAGTAGTCTTCCAAGGCCACCGAGTTCTTCGAAGAAAGGCGTAGTGTTTGGTAAGATACCCAGTTTAGTTTATGGAGCACACACGACGGTACCATTGGCCGTTAGAGGAGCATCCGCGAGATGCCTGTCTGCACCTACCTTAGGTTGCGATTGATTTCTCCTTTAAGCATGCATTTTcagtttgtttaaaaaataactaTTTTTCTTCTGTATGACAGGCAGTCGTGGCTAATACTGTAATTAACAGTGACTGAATCTGTTTTTTTAAagcttcatttttgtttttgcatgaatatttttatttatattttatttgatctaataataaataattacttaGTGAAACAGTACTATATACTGAAAATATTTAGATagaatatttattgtattaataCTTGGTTTTATAGCTTATCATAATTTATGagaataaattacaataattcaaatttataacatttttttcattaatattttataaataactaAAAAACATTAAAAAGTGTACTATTTTAGCTTAATTTAATAATGCATCGGAAcaagataataattttaaatatttgtacaaGCTGTGTCGAAGTTTCATTgctcaaaaacaaaaaaaaaagaattagagtTAATATTTAATGGCTAAATCAGTCAAGAATCATATTGATCTTGATTGATTATTTATGATATGTACCAAAGTGCTAGCCATATATAGTGAACTTAATATTATAAatcctttaattattttttttatttcagccGAAGAAGAGAAAGCAATTATCATAGAAAACTCGAATTCTCGAGTAGAATTGATTACACAGAAACCTTTGGCAGACCTTTCAATGGAAGAAATTGGAACTTGGCTTGCGAACATAGGATTGGAATGTTATGCGAGTGAACTTAGACGATGGGGCGCCACTGGATCAAAATTATTTGACTGTTCGCAACAGCAATTAgaaaaggaaatagaaattaagaatgtttttcataaaaagaaattattgtaTGCGATAGAATCAGAAAAGTCCGATAGTGATAAATTTCTTGGAGCAGACAAGGTAATTATCTGCATCAGCAATTACCtttcattgttattgttatatattgtaattaaatttgaaactaTTTAAATTACATACAAAACATAGTTATGAAATTATGGGAAATTACAGATGGACAGTGCAGCTGTTTTAAGATGGCTTGATGATATCGGTTTACCACAGCATAAAGAAGCTTTTCATAATGCAAAAGTTGATGGAAGAATGCTGCATCGACTTACTACCGAGGATCTTTTAAACCTTGGTGTTACAGCACAGTTACATGCAGCAAGTCTTAGACGAGGAATTCaggtatttttattataattattttaatataattaaaaaataaaatatttaataagataTACTTAATTTCATAGATTTTAcgagaattaaattttgaattcgATAATCTCGAAAGAAGATCTATCAATGGAAATGGAATGGATGGTAATAATGTTCGTCTGTGGACAAATCATAGAGTGATGGAATGGCTAAGAATGGTTGACTTAGCAGAATATGCTCCAAATATGAGAGGATCTGGAGTGCATGGAGGTTTAATGGTATATGAAGGCAGATTTACTTCAGAACTATTAGCCACATTACTTAGTATCTCTCCTGGGAAAACTCTTCTCCGTAGACATTTAACCACACATTTCAATCAAATCCTTGGTAGAGAAATTGtacaaagaaaaagagaaatagagagCACTCTTGGATTCGTTCCACTTACACTTACTGCTCGTTTGAAggtaattttttgaattatttttactttaagTAAGGTACATGTATCAAGTCAttattaatgaataataaaaaataatttgttttcctGTATGCATACCAAATGGGTTTGACCAAATATAATTTGAGGTATTTTagacataaaaataaatttgaacaaCACAATCAGTTAACGTTACTGATcaattaaatacatttaaatgaaattattttcaacaaataagaataaaataaacacCCGTTgttgcaattaaatttttataatattttgaatatatGATTCAGGTACCAAAGAAATCTCAGTTCACTTTAAAACGTAAAAAAAGCAAAAACGAAGCAGATTATGGTAACTTGGTTTGTCCACTGGAAACTTCATCACCAGATACCCCGTCAACCCCCACTTCAACTCCAGGAAGTCCCAATTTGAATTCACCTACATTTTAAGTGTTATTATATACCAGTTTGGTAAGTCTAATACAAATAATCTTTTGATCTTCTAAAATTTATTGTTCTGTTTTGCAAATTATCACTTgcatatgtaattaattttttcagatCTAAGGGACAACAATCAAAAAAGTGTGATTGCGTGTGAAGAGACCAATTGTAAACAAACAAAATCGTTGGGATCATCTATTTTAACTTTATACTTCATTAATCAAATTTACACGATAAGAATAACAAttgttttcaaaaatatatatagctGCATTGTTTTTATGCAAAAAATTTTTCTCAAATGAATTtcaattcataattttttactaTGTCCCCAAATCCATCCTGTATTTCTCTATGTTTCAAAATCCAAAATGGACTTATAACTAGTTtaaatgttcaatttatttatacaaatgtatatagatataatttataattgatcCAGTAGCTTTTCTTTTATCTGTTCATAAGTGCAGATAGCTTATCACCTGATTTAGATTATTTAACATGTATTATATCATATacaattaaatgttcattatatcaaaagaataaataattaaatacccGCTTAAAATAgatatatacaatatttcggtttttatttattaaaaattaaattacaaattattactCTTAAAcgtatcaattcaaatttaattatttattataagtttATTATTGACCTAAATGTATTGCATTAAATTTCCTCAAAATAATCGTATAATTTATCCAAAAAtctgtaataattaaatttcattttgtttaacaataaatacattaaaaaatcCCAATGTAATCTGTGATTTACTGGAATACATACCTCGACCATCGTACATTTTTATTCACATGCGCAGAGAGTTAAATATGCGTTGTAAATAAACGATACACTATGGGATAGTTGAAGTATATAACAAAATGTAAAAAGGAagacaattttttaaacaatggaAAGCGATCGACATGCAATCATTTATGTTGCAAATGAAGAAAAGGAATTAACTTATTCGATTGCTTATGGACAAACAATTGAAGATCTTAGTATCAAGGTatacaaaataatttgaaaCCTATGTTTTTTTTACTTTACATTTAATTACTGTAGAATTAAATGTTTTTCTTGAATATTTGTTAAAACACTTTAATGAAATATGTTATTTATACAAACATATCTTAagaatgtaatataaaaatggATAAGTTATTAATTgagaatgtaaataaaatttgaataacttgtttttttgtttttaatttaatataggTTTGAGGAATCTAATTAAAACTTTGCTCACGTTTAAAGTcaatattaatgtaattactatttaattcaagtataatattatttaacctATATCTAGCTAtattttgaactaaaattatgtatatttatatttgattttGACACTTAACattaatgataataaatctttCAGATTTGTAAATCTCTAGGTATAGGACCAGTAGCAAGACATCTTTTTGCTGTTAGAAATCATTACACAAAACTATGGTATTCATTAGCCCATCGTTTAGAAGCGAAGGATAAAAATAAGTTTGATTTTAGACTAAGGTTTAAACCCTCAAGTTTATACAGATTAAaacaaattgatgaaaatgcCTATGACTATTATTTTCAACAAGCCCGTGCTGATGTTATGGATAATAAAGTACCAGACATTGTTTATGAGAGACATAAACAAGAGCTAATTGGTCTTGGTGTTAGCGATATGTACAGGTTTGTACATAATATGTTAATTCAAGAGTTAATGATTGATCAACTGTTAGTGATTATCAATCATTATGTTTAATTATAATCCtatttgtattaaatattcACTAATTTGTCTGCTTTCTTATAGAGTAATGTTAGAAAAGAAAGTACCGAGAGAAACAGTAGAATCAGAATACCGAAAATATATTCCAAAAGAATGTATAAAACGGCATGcattttttatcaaaaaacCAATACATAATGCGCTTCGTAAAATATCTGGACACGATGCGAATTATGTTAAAGAACAATATTTGAAACAATTTCAATGCATGGCGCCGAATTATCCATACGAAGAATATGAAGCTTTAATGGACAGAGGTTTTCAAAACCCTCCAGCAAAAGTGTCTTTAAGAGTTAATGTAAATGAAGTGAAATATTATGAAGCAAATGCTACTTCATGGACTACATTGTGTGCAATTGAAGATTTATGTTTTGTTTCTATAAGGtttaaatcataattttaataagaaatgaGGAAATAATGTTCAcattaaaatctttaaaatacTTGCAGttagagaaatttaatttataatacatttttattaagttTTAACAATTCATCATAGttactataattttatttatttttttagacAAGATAATACAGTGGAAATATCACGGAAGAATGGTATACcttcatatttaaaattttcaaagagtACATTTTTAATGTCCTTTGTTTCTGCATTAGATGGTTATTATCGTTTAGCGGTTAAATGGACATTTAATTTGTGCGGTGAGATTGTTACTCCTTCTTTAGAAAgactatataaattaaaatgccATGGTCCAGTTGGGTAAGATtccatttattttaaataatgcaatTGCAATTGCACTAATAActtattgattttataaattaaaacaattttatagaaTCAGAATAAGCGTGATAATCATTAATAAATTGATTTGGATTTTATTACAGGCAAGATTTTTCATATGCAAAACTTCTAGAAAAACGTGCGAATAAACCAGGCTGTTACCTTCTCAGAGAATGTGGAACTGAGTACGATACATACTATCTAGATGGATATAACAAAGAAGGAaagttattttctaaaaaaatagaagagaaaaCTTTATCAAATGAATTTACTATTGTTGGTAGTCCTAACAGATATAATTCATTGGCACAGTGTGTTGCATCCTTCCAAGATTCTGAAGGACAGTCATATCTTACAGAATGTCTACCACCTTCTGAGTATGGTAAATAAAGTaaacttttatttgatttttactGGTAAGAAATacgtaaaattatattaaaattaaagaattaagccatttcttaattatttagatAAATCACCATTATTACTGTGTGCCCCTGAAAGTGCAGTCAGTGAAGTTGCAGCAGATGAGGAAATTGTAGCTTCAGTTTTAGAGACTGGACCACGTTGTGTACCTCAAAACCAGCTTGAAATTTACAAACCTTTTCTAAAAATTACTAGAAATCATCATTATTCACCGACAGTTCTTCACCGAGCAATTTGGAGATTAACTAAAGGAAAAAAATTAGAAGTCgctcttaaaattttaaaacaagaagaagaatcaaattACACAAAAGAATTTTTGGAACTTGCTGGAAAGTGGTCTCAGTTGCGTTCTGGAACTCTTGTAAGGTAATTAACatgttaatatattaattataaatttgttatAATTATGTTCCAAGTTATATGTATATCTaaggaaaaaatgaattttaagaactgaatttaaaaattatagaaatcaTATTGTCGGTACAATAATTTGATGTACTCTATCAGGTTATATGGTTTAACAGTAACACCATCCATTGGAATGCTTTTGGAATTGGTACGGCACGGTACTCTTGACGAATATTTACGTAGTTCTTCTTCTCAAACTGTTAaaactgtagatatggtagaaGCTACAGCTTGTCTAGCTACTGCTCTTTGGCACCTTGAAGAGAACGGTGTAGTTCATGGTAACATTAAATGCAATAAACTCCTCGTCCATGCCCATACTAATAATAGCTTTGTAGTCAAACTTGCCGATCCAGGATTATTTGTGTATAAGGAGACAGATATTCATTGGTTACCTCCAGAAACGTACACGAATCCAGAATTAGCTAGATATAGTTTCCAAGCAGATGTTTGGGCTGTGGGAACAACAATTTGGCAAATCTTTGCTAGGTAAAATTtaagtttattttttttataatttaaaatcagtTTTTGCTTAATGCCTAtagcgaaagaaaaaaatagtaatttttcataaatttcttacTTCTTTTACAATTTAATACTGTTCTATTTCAGAGGAGCCACTTTATTAGAACTTCAAAATGTAGttgtaatgaaaaaattttatgaatccGGAAAACGTTTGCCTATTCCAAGTGGCTGCCCTACAGAAGTTTACAGACTAATGCGTGAATGTTGGGGAGACGTAAATGGTTCTAGAAAACAACCACAGGCGATTATGAGAGATATAAACCAAATTCTGTATCAAGTATATAATTCACGCAGGAGTCATGCTTATGCAACAGCTTTTCCTAAGTTATTCAATTCTGAATTAAAGAAACATAGTCCAGATAATTCTGACATTAGTGATGACAACAAGTCAATAAATAGTGAATCGAGGGCTAGTAGTCTTCTTACGGATAATACAAGTCTTCCTTGGAATGACATGGACGACAGTAAgagaaca comes from Osmia lignaria lignaria isolate PbOS001 chromosome 8, iyOsmLign1, whole genome shotgun sequence and encodes:
- the Liprin-beta gene encoding liprin-beta 1 isoform X1; its protein translation is MRTREAQRTKTCLFAVMDSGELRYTYMYIYQKSTMGKSEEKNESTICPGESTFLTKPSSKASKMLEAALLQMDDIISGACAESNNDGNMEWKDPVKEATKNLVTAIKSSPRPPSPPDITTIEILLQWMQPERLRKLENDREALHMEVSVLSEQVDAQCNKIQELESMLREKKDSLRRMEEALQKEILARSALETQKLELLSSLSEMKLRQASLEHETLRSTNTVSNGERFGRHTSQYSSLPRPPSSSKKGVVFGKIPSLVYGAHTTVPLAVRGASARCLSAPTLAEEEKAIIIENSNSRVELITQKPLADLSMEEIGTWLANIGLECYASELRRWGATGSKLFDCSQQQLEKEIEIKNVFHKKKLLYAIESEKSDSDKFLGADKMDSAAVLRWLDDIGLPQHKEAFHNAKVDGRMLHRLTTEDLLNLGVTAQLHAASLRRGIQILRELNFEFDNLERRSINGNGMDGNNVRLWTNHRVMEWLRMVDLAEYAPNMRGSGVHGGLMVYEGRFTSELLATLLSISPGKTLLRRHLTTHFNQILGREIVQRKREIESTLGFVPLTLTARLKVPKKSQFTLKRKKSKNEADYGNLVCPLETSSPDTPSTPTSTPGSPNLNSPTF
- the Liprin-beta gene encoding liprin-beta 1 isoform X2 yields the protein MRTREAQRTKTCLFAVMDSGELRYTYMYIYQKSTMGKSEEKNESTICPGESTFLTKPSSKASKMLEAALLQMDDIISGACAESNNDGNMEWKDPVKEATKNLVTAIKSSPRPPSPPDITTIEILLQWMQPERLRKLENDREALHMEVSVLSEQVDAQCNKIQELESMLREKKDSLRRMEEALQKEILARSALETQKLELLSSLSEMKLRQASLEHETLRSTNTVSNGERFGRHTSQYSSLPRPPSSSKKGVVFAEEEKAIIIENSNSRVELITQKPLADLSMEEIGTWLANIGLECYASELRRWGATGSKLFDCSQQQLEKEIEIKNVFHKKKLLYAIESEKSDSDKFLGADKMDSAAVLRWLDDIGLPQHKEAFHNAKVDGRMLHRLTTEDLLNLGVTAQLHAASLRRGIQILRELNFEFDNLERRSINGNGMDGNNVRLWTNHRVMEWLRMVDLAEYAPNMRGSGVHGGLMVYEGRFTSELLATLLSISPGKTLLRRHLTTHFNQILGREIVQRKREIESTLGFVPLTLTARLKVPKKSQFTLKRKKSKNEADYGNLVCPLETSSPDTPSTPTSTPGSPNLNSPTF
- the Liprin-beta gene encoding liprin-beta 1 isoform X4 — protein: MVPRGESTFLTKPSSKASKMLEAALLQMDDIISGACAESNNDGNMEWKDPVKEATKNLVTAIKSSPRPPSPPDITTIEILLQWMQPERLRKLENDREALHMEVSVLSEQVDAQCNKIQELESMLREKKDSLRRMEEALQKEILARSALETQKLELLSSLSEMKLRQASLEHETLRSTNTVSNGERFGRHTSQYSSLPRPPSSSKKGVVFGKIPSLVYGAHTTVPLAVRGASARCLSAPTLAEEEKAIIIENSNSRVELITQKPLADLSMEEIGTWLANIGLECYASELRRWGATGSKLFDCSQQQLEKEIEIKNVFHKKKLLYAIESEKSDSDKFLGADKMDSAAVLRWLDDIGLPQHKEAFHNAKVDGRMLHRLTTEDLLNLGVTAQLHAASLRRGIQILRELNFEFDNLERRSINGNGMDGNNVRLWTNHRVMEWLRMVDLAEYAPNMRGSGVHGGLMVYEGRFTSELLATLLSISPGKTLLRRHLTTHFNQILGREIVQRKREIESTLGFVPLTLTARLKVPKKSQFTLKRKKSKNEADYGNLVCPLETSSPDTPSTPTSTPGSPNLNSPTF
- the Liprin-beta gene encoding liprin-beta 1 isoform X3; protein product: MGKSEEKNESTICPGESTFLTKPSSKASKMLEAALLQMDDIISGACAESNNDGNMEWKDPVKEATKNLVTAIKSSPRPPSPPDITTIEILLQWMQPERLRKLENDREALHMEVSVLSEQVDAQCNKIQELESMLREKKDSLRRMEEALQKEILARSALETQKLELLSSLSEMKLRQASLEHETLRSTNTVSNGERFGRHTSQYSSLPRPPSSSKKGVVFGKIPSLVYGAHTTVPLAVRGASARCLSAPTLAEEEKAIIIENSNSRVELITQKPLADLSMEEIGTWLANIGLECYASELRRWGATGSKLFDCSQQQLEKEIEIKNVFHKKKLLYAIESEKSDSDKFLGADKMDSAAVLRWLDDIGLPQHKEAFHNAKVDGRMLHRLTTEDLLNLGVTAQLHAASLRRGIQILRELNFEFDNLERRSINGNGMDGNNVRLWTNHRVMEWLRMVDLAEYAPNMRGSGVHGGLMVYEGRFTSELLATLLSISPGKTLLRRHLTTHFNQILGREIVQRKREIESTLGFVPLTLTARLKVPKKSQFTLKRKKSKNEADYGNLVCPLETSSPDTPSTPTSTPGSPNLNSPTF